A region of the Stieleria neptunia genome:
GCCTGCAGAGAGAGCCTGGAGTTGGCAAACCGGTACGCGATTCGGCCATCACCATCCACCTCGGTCACCGTTGCTTGATGAGCCACCCGGCTCGGCGAGGCCCCCGCGTAGACCGCCGTCGCCATCCAAACGGTGTCGCCGACTTGGGGAGCCTCGGTTGCCAGTGGCAAGGGTCGAATCCCCCGAGCCAAGGCGCCCGTCGAGACGGCGACCAGATCACGCGCCCAGCGGTCGTCATCCGATGCGTCGGCGTCTTCGAACTCAATGATCTCCCTCAGCTGTCGCATCGCATCGGCGGCACCGAACGCTTCGCTGACCATGATCTTTGTGACGCCACTGCGAGCGGCGTCGGCTGCGTCACGGTTGACGACGGGATCGGATTGCTGAAGCGCCGGATGCAGCGGCATGATCATGACCGGAGCATCACCGGGCTCCAAGTGGACCGCAAACGCGGTCGCGAGAATCACGTCGGGATCGATTTGAATTTCGTTGACCGCCACGTAAGGACGCCAGATCGTGAAATCACGAACCGACGGCCCGCGGTAGGGATCGGCAACGGCGGGAGAGTTGGCGCGCTGTCGGGTCGAGGCACCGAAATCGGACTCCGATGAGCAACCGACCAGGGCGAGAGCGAGCAACAGACCGGCCCCCGACAGCCGAGCTGTCGGGGGCAACATTTCCATGATCTTCAAGATGCAATTCCAAGTAGCAAAACGAAACAATCAAAAAGTTAGAGTTCGCTTTCGGCGTCGATGATGGCTTCATCTTCCGCCTGAATCTCTGCGGCGACGTCGGTGTCAATCTCGGGCGGGGCAGGGCCGCCGCAGCCGATCATCGGCATCACCAAACACGCGATGAATACGATCAACGCAAGACGGGTACGTCCTGATTGAAGAGGAACGTTGTAGAACATAGGATCAATCCTTTCAGGGTGTTGGACAGTATTAATTGACGTGGTTTTCTTCAAGAGACTCTCCATCGTCAACGACGCACAGATTCTTCCAAATCGTTGCATCGACGTTGAAGTTGTAGAACTGCACCGATCCGTCGCAGAGGGCGGCGTGAACACCGACGTGCGCGGCGCCGAAGTAATGATTCCAGTTGGTCGATCCGCCGGCATCGCGATCGGGAGCATACGCATCGTTGTCCGATTTGGGCGGAAAGTGCCAACGGATCGTATCGGTATCCCAACCCGCGTTGTTCCAGCGTTCGTTGTCTCCACCGTCAAGTCCATGCTCGGTATAGGGCAGTGACTTTTCGGCGAACACGATGCTGTGGGTCAGGCCGTCACGGATATCAGCCAGGCGACGTTTGTCACCGTCTTTGGCCCAGATGATGGCACCGGCGCGTTTCTTGATCAGGCCTCCGTTGGATCGACTGCGGGTCGAAACCGCGGGTGCACCGAGCGGAGCTTCGGGAATGAAGTTGACGGCCGTGTCGGGTCGGCCGTGGTAGAAACCGCCGTTTCCGGCGTAATCCACCCGACCAAATTTCGCACTGCCATATCCGGTCGGCGCCCGCCGGGTGGGACAGTAGTAGACGGGGATCAGCACTTGGGCGACGTCGTCTTCGCGCGAATTGTTCGGACGATTCGGCCACCAAGGCGGATCATTGGTCGCCAAGTCGTAGACGGCGGCCTGCTCCAGGAACGGCAGAATCCGCCACTGTGCCGACCATCCCGCGCGGTTCGCCGCTCGGCAGCACGCGTCGGACGTCCGACCGGACGGGTTGCTGGTGCCGGGATCTCCGTCCCAGGGCCCGGGCGGCAATTGCTTGTACGTACTTTCGTAGTTCAGAGTCGCGAGTGCAATTTGCTTCATGTTGTTGCTGCACTGCATTCTGCGAGCCGCTTCACGGGCAGCTTGCACTGCCGGCAACAGCAGCCCGACCAAGATTCCGATGATCGCGATAACGACCAGCAACTCAACCAGCGTAAAACCGCCGGATGCCATTCGCTTCGAACCGCGCGCTCGCGTTGTTGTGTTCGATCGAATGTAACTACCTGACCACATTGTTGTCTCCTGTAAGTGATAACTGTGGTGATTCAAAATTGTTTTAAGGGTAAATCGATTCTCGTGCCGTTGATGGCAACGTGGTTCACTCAAACGGACCAATCGTTGTGATGAACAAGATGAAGCTCGGCCGACAGGCGCCGAAGCATTCGAGAAGAAGAGGGTTCATCGAGAGAGCTTGCTTGGTCTGGTGCGATACGGTAGCGACCTGATCTCGATTCAAAAGACGAGTTCAAAACTCTTGTGGCATATTCATCCAAACCACGTCAAAGTCTTCGCCAGTTTCTAACAATCACGAGACCGCATGCCGGGGGCGAAGAAGCCCACCTGCTGACGCATGCGACGGTCAACCGAGTGCAGGACTGAAACAACAGCGAACGCGCCCAGACATGCGTGGTCGCAAACATCGGTTGAATCTCAAACCGACCTGCACACCGCTGCATGAAGCTCTGGTGAATGTTCCATCGAGTAACTGTGTGAACTGTGTGAATAACGGCAACGTCGCATTGATCAAGTTTTTGCGATCGCTATTCTCCGCCGCGTCGGCCCAGACCGATTAACAAGACGCACCACTACAAACACGTTGCCGCGTCGCTCCACATACAACCATTCACCACAGAAACATTCACCGTGAAATCAAGAATGAACAAGCGTCGTACGAAGGATTCAAGTTCACGATCAAAGCGTCGTCGCCCCACCAAGAAAAACCTCAAACTGGAATCCCTTGAAGCGCGTCAACTGCTTGCGGCGAATGTCGTCAACGACTCGTTGACGTTGGCAGCCGACAGCTCGATCAACGTTCTGACCAACGACACGTCCGGAAGCGAAGTGCAATCGGTCTCGGCGTTTCAGGTCGACTTTGATCGCGAAACGTATGACCCGGCCGTCAACGCCACCGATTGGTTCATCCCCGATCGCCCGGGACAGCCGGGTGTTCCCCAACGCTCGTTGATCCCGGGCGCGGTGACTTCGATCACCGGTAATAAAGGCGACCTGGACCTGCATCGCGACAACGATGCTGACCCGTCCAACGATACCGATCTGGCACCCCTGACGGCGGGCGAAGGAATCAGCCTGCCGGTGCTTCGCGACAACCAACCGGTTGACAGCACACAAACCAACTTGGGCGTTCTCCAGTATGTGGTCGACTCCGCGAACACCTGGATCGCGATGGCCGCCGCCCCGGAGAACAATGGGGAAAATTCCGTTCCGATCTCGAATACTTTCTTCCCCTACGATGCGGGATGGGCGGGGGCAACCATCGACGAAGGTGGGGTCAGGGTCTTCGGTAGCACCGACATCACTGCCACCGGAGACGGCAGAAACTTCGTGGTCGAAGTCGCCGGGGTGACCGATTCGTTTGAGGACGGCTTCCTGTTCTCGATCGCCGGCGACAACTCCGACAACTACTCTCGGGCTCGGCCGATTGGGGGAAACCAATGGGCAATCCAGGTTCGCGACAATAGCCAGGAGATCGGGTCAACGGACACCGATCCGATCAGCGTGCTTTATATTCCCAGAAGTGCTCAAGGTCTGATCGGCGGTGTCGTCGACGGCGGCTTCGACGGCGTCAGCCCGATGCGGCAGTCCTTCGGCGACTTCAGCGTTTCGCGCCAGTCCGACGGATTCTACCGGGTCAGCATTCCAGGGCACGACATCACCTCGGGCGCCCTGATCGTCGAAAACTATGACCTGTCGGTCAGTCAGCCGCGAAACACCTATTTCAGCTATGACGATGCTGGTGACGGCAGTGGCGACATCATCATTCGCCAATTTGCCTGGAACGGAAACACGGAAACGCCGCTGAACTCGGACTTCGTGTTCTTCTTCGTCCCCTTCGAAAACACGCTTAGCCCGACCACCGACCTGACGGTCTCCTCACTCGGTGAGAACAACAATGGTTTGTCCGCCAAGGGACTGCCACTGACACTGAACGCTGACGGAACGGTCAACTACGCCACCTCGGGCGCGATCCGTGCACTCGGTGCCGGCGAAACCGATACGGACTCCTTCGTCTATCGGGCCACCGATGGAACCACCGAAAGCACCGAAGCCACTGCGACGATCAATTGGGTCGGCGTGAACGACGCCCCCGAAGTCATCACCGCACCGGCAGAGCTGATTCTCGACGAAGACAGTCCGACAACCCTGATCGACCTGACCACGGTCTTCAACGACGTCGATGCCAACGACGTGCTGACGTACGACATCGACACCGGAGTCGGTGGACTGATCACCGGTGAAATCGTCGGCACCAATGCCTCGATCACTCCCGCCCTGAACCAATTCGGTTACGTGCAAATCTCCTTGTCGGCGACGGACCCGAACGGTGAAACCGCGACGGTCACGCTGGACATTTCGGTCATCCCCCAAGACGACGACGTGCAGGCGGTCGATGACGACGGCACGGTGACGGACAAGTTCACCCCCGCCAGTATCGACGTGCTCGGCAACGACTTCCATCCCGACACGACCGAATTCTCGGTCTCTGCGGCTGAGATATACGGTGACCCGGCAGCGACCAGCAATGAAGGCTCCGTATTTAGCGTCATCAACACAACCGCGGCTCCCAACGATTTGACCATCCAAAGCCCCGGCAACTTGGGTGACGTCGCGGTCGGCCGCGGCGGCCTCGATCTGTCGCTGGCCGACGGCGTTTTCTTGGGCACCGGGCGTGACAACACCAGTCCGTTCCCGACCGTCAACACCTACGCCGCCTTCGGCAGCTACGGATTCGCCACCGACCGAGGCATCGGCGGCGGCGAACGGAACACCGCACTGAGCGCCGCGTTCTTTCCCTTCGGTGATCAATGGACCTCCGGACACATCGCGGCCGACGGAACCGTACTCGGAGGCGTCGGCATCTCGCAGGCCAACGTGACGCTGCTTCAACCGGGGCTGTTCGAAATCACCATCCCCGAAGCCAGATTCACCGACGACGGCTTGCTGTTCGCCGTCAGCGGTAGCAACGACGACAACATCGTGTCGGTCTATCCGCAAGGCTACAACAACACATGGCTCGTCCGTCAAATGGACAGCGATTCGGATGCGACCGGATTCGAAAGCGACGCGATCAGCTTCGTCTACCTCCCCGGTTCGGTCACCGGATTGATCGGCGGTCGCGCCGCGTCGGAAGAAGGCCAGTACGCCTTGCGACAGCGTTACGGCAACGTCTCGCTCAGCTCCGACACCGACCAGGCACCGCTGGTCACGATCGACGGATACACGCCGGCCGATGGCGCCCTGATCGCCGTCGCAACCTCCTATGACTTTGCCGATGTCAACGGAGTGTCGACCTTGATCCCCGCCAACCAAGCCGTCATGGCAACGCCCCAAGGCAATGCGTTCCGAATTGACATTCTTCAATCCGAGACCTTCACGCCGACCGGAAACTTCCCCGAGTTCCAGTTCATCTTCCTGCCCTACGACAGCCCGCTGGAAAAGATCGACGGCTTGGATTTCGGCATCGACGGGTTTGACAGCGTCAGTGCCTTGGGAGCCTCTGTCACGCTCGAGTCCGATGGAACGTTTACTTATGATCCATCGGGAGCGGGCGCAGCGATCGCCGATCTGGGCAACGGTGAATCGACCACCGATACGTTCACCTACACGATCCGCGACGGCCGTGGCGGGACTTCGACCGCAACCGTCTCCTTGACCGTGCAAGGTGAAAACCAAGCCCCGACGGCCAACGACGATGTCGTCAACTTGAATGAATTGAACGCCCAAGGCGCATTGATTAGCGTGCTTGGAAATGACATCGACCCCGATGTCGAGTCGCTGCTGGGAACGCCGACCGGGATCCCGTCGGCCAACCTGTCGGTCGATGCTTCGAGCGTCTGGTCGGTCTCTCAAACCGGTACCGCACCGCTGAATTTGACGGTCGGTGCGGCAGCGACGGGGACGGTCGAAATCCTGCAAAACGGAAACGCGATCAACCAAGCCGACGGCGTCGTGCTGGCAACGATCCGCGAAAACTTCGACGGCGCCAACACCAACTATCGCTTGGTCCAATCGTTCGACAACGGCAGCGGCACTTCGCTCGCCTTGCAACAGTTCGGTACCGACGCGGCAGCCGACGCCGACGTCTCGGTCGCGTTCTTCCCGTTTGCCGACAACTGGGTCGGCGGCCACGTCAGCAGCGGCGGCACCTTGACCCACGGCAACGGATTGACCGATGCCGAAGTGGTTCGAACCGACGTCGGCCGTTACGAAGTCACCATCCCCGGCGTGACCGACGCGGCACTGGACGGATTCCTGTTCGTCATCGGCAATGAAAACGCCGACAACGTTGCCCAGGCCAGGGCCGTTCCTGGTTCGTCCATCTACGAAGTCGCCGTTCGCGACAACCAACAAGATTTCGGCAACGGCGAAGACGGCGGATTCTCGTTCGTGTTTGTCCCACGCAACGCGCAAAACTTGGTCACCGGAACGATCGATCCGTTCAATTCCCGCCCCAATGCCGTCAGCGCCGCGATCGGCGAATTCAGCGTCGAACGGATGGACGTCACCAACGGTGGTCACGAGTGGAAAGTGACGATCCCCGGACAGTCTCCGGACACCGGCATGTTGGTGCTGACCAACCAAAACAACAGCAGTATCGAAGACAACTTCCTGAGCTACCAAGACGATGGATCGGGAAGCTTTGTGATCCGATCGCACGACATGCCGGGACTCGGTCGCCAAGACCAATCGTTTACGTTCACATTCATTCCGTTCGATTCGATCGGTCAACCCGCCGCGCGCCCCGTGCCTGGCCTGTTGTCGATCGACAGCGTCGACCCGACCTCCAGCTTGGGCGTGACGCTGACGGCCAACGCAGACGGTACGATCAGCTACGACCCGGGAACGGTTCTGGATTCGCTTTATGACGGCGATGTGGCGACCGATACGTTCACCTACACCATGACCGATGGTTTCGGTGGAACCTCGACGGCAACCGTCACCGTGAACATCGACGGCTTCGGCGCCGCACCCGTGCTACAAACCTCGTCCGGTGCGACCTACTACGGCGTGGGCGATGAACCGGTCAGCATC
Encoded here:
- a CDS encoding DUF1559 family PulG-like putative transporter, encoding MASGGFTLVELLVVIAIIGILVGLLLPAVQAAREAARRMQCSNNMKQIALATLNYESTYKQLPPGPWDGDPGTSNPSGRTSDACCRAANRAGWSAQWRILPFLEQAAVYDLATNDPPWWPNRPNNSREDDVAQVLIPVYYCPTRRAPTGYGSAKFGRVDYAGNGGFYHGRPDTAVNFIPEAPLGAPAVSTRSRSNGGLIKKRAGAIIWAKDGDKRRLADIRDGLTHSIVFAEKSLPYTEHGLDGGDNERWNNAGWDTDTIRWHFPPKSDNDAYAPDRDAGGSTNWNHYFGAAHVGVHAALCDGSVQFYNFNVDATIWKNLCVVDDGESLEENHVN
- a CDS encoding serine protease family protein, encoding MKIMEMLPPTARLSGAGLLLALALVGCSSESDFGASTRQRANSPAVADPYRGPSVRDFTIWRPYVAVNEIQIDPDVILATAFAVHLEPGDAPVMIMPLHPALQQSDPVVNRDAADAARSGVTKIMVSEAFGAADAMRQLREIIEFEDADASDDDRWARDLVAVSTGALARGIRPLPLATEAPQVGDTVWMATAVYAGASPSRVAHQATVTEVDGDGRIAYRFANSRLSLQATPGAPLLDDKGHVVGVHLGSPAEEGGADDDPKAGVFGFGVSTTEILRAWGIETASGGEDETAVE
- a CDS encoding choice-of-anchor I family protein, coding for MNKRRTKDSSSRSKRRRPTKKNLKLESLEARQLLAANVVNDSLTLAADSSINVLTNDTSGSEVQSVSAFQVDFDRETYDPAVNATDWFIPDRPGQPGVPQRSLIPGAVTSITGNKGDLDLHRDNDADPSNDTDLAPLTAGEGISLPVLRDNQPVDSTQTNLGVLQYVVDSANTWIAMAAAPENNGENSVPISNTFFPYDAGWAGATIDEGGVRVFGSTDITATGDGRNFVVEVAGVTDSFEDGFLFSIAGDNSDNYSRARPIGGNQWAIQVRDNSQEIGSTDTDPISVLYIPRSAQGLIGGVVDGGFDGVSPMRQSFGDFSVSRQSDGFYRVSIPGHDITSGALIVENYDLSVSQPRNTYFSYDDAGDGSGDIIIRQFAWNGNTETPLNSDFVFFFVPFENTLSPTTDLTVSSLGENNNGLSAKGLPLTLNADGTVNYATSGAIRALGAGETDTDSFVYRATDGTTESTEATATINWVGVNDAPEVITAPAELILDEDSPTTLIDLTTVFNDVDANDVLTYDIDTGVGGLITGEIVGTNASITPALNQFGYVQISLSATDPNGETATVTLDISVIPQDDDVQAVDDDGTVTDKFTPASIDVLGNDFHPDTTEFSVSAAEIYGDPAATSNEGSVFSVINTTAAPNDLTIQSPGNLGDVAVGRGGLDLSLADGVFLGTGRDNTSPFPTVNTYAAFGSYGFATDRGIGGGERNTALSAAFFPFGDQWTSGHIAADGTVLGGVGISQANVTLLQPGLFEITIPEARFTDDGLLFAVSGSNDDNIVSVYPQGYNNTWLVRQMDSDSDATGFESDAISFVYLPGSVTGLIGGRAASEEGQYALRQRYGNVSLSSDTDQAPLVTIDGYTPADGALIAVATSYDFADVNGVSTLIPANQAVMATPQGNAFRIDILQSETFTPTGNFPEFQFIFLPYDSPLEKIDGLDFGIDGFDSVSALGASVTLESDGTFTYDPSGAGAAIADLGNGESTTDTFTYTIRDGRGGTSTATVSLTVQGENQAPTANDDVVNLNELNAQGALISVLGNDIDPDVESLLGTPTGIPSANLSVDASSVWSVSQTGTAPLNLTVGAAATGTVEILQNGNAINQADGVVLATIRENFDGANTNYRLVQSFDNGSGTSLALQQFGTDAAADADVSVAFFPFADNWVGGHVSSGGTLTHGNGLTDAEVVRTDVGRYEVTIPGVTDAALDGFLFVIGNENADNVAQARAVPGSSIYEVAVRDNQQDFGNGEDGGFSFVFVPRNAQNLVTGTIDPFNSRPNAVSAAIGEFSVERMDVTNGGHEWKVTIPGQSPDTGMLVLTNQNNSSIEDNFLSYQDDGSGSFVIRSHDMPGLGRQDQSFTFTFIPFDSIGQPAARPVPGLLSIDSVDPTSSLGVTLTANADGTISYDPGTVLDSLYDGDVATDTFTYTMTDGFGGTSTATVTVNIDGFGAAPVLQTSSGATYYGVGDEPVSIAGQFSLAPVGVPFFDGAVATVELTSGQIASDSVSIRDEGNGAGQVGISGTDVIYDGVVVATFTAGSGTSPLTLTFNAAATEMAVERILQSVTYFTSDPVVTGGGRVATFSFVDGNGQASDSVTKPLQLGLVYRRELQQGVNNGYGTYQGTSDAQIRESDPDSVIVPTTDLLVDFDSAGNASQVLLRYADLFGDGPGQIPLGSVITSANLVVETNPNTSNAPGDGGTLHRMSIDWDDATATWNAFGNGIQPDAGEAASVFESAIGTASGAGSTGTGVLSFSVLPDIQAWADGETNNGWLIQGWENRTDGWFFSSAEDETPTARPKLEIEWVPAGANVVSFREGVDGYSSTVDTEIDSTTADDDLSAAETLFIDSPTSRALIRFDDIIGDLAGQIPAGSKIVTARLRTASTTSNAQGDGARFFPMLTDWSETDTFNSLIDGVSIDGVEAATEFTASAGNASRTPDVQGGFHDWDVTQDVQAWVNGDLTNFGWLMEHWESGTDGWGFQSSEAANELERPRLEVVFTTAIDPEINITGDNGQAVAAGTTNVSPLAGTDFGSADVTGGTVTKTFTIENTGAAALNISAAEIIGAESGAFAFTNQPVATVIPGGSFSFDVVFDPSKLGLHDATVVITSDDADEGVYRFAIQGNGVGFPALSATPDGSTSFTAIGGISSGLSGAEISAFDPGSDRLFVTSDAGLQVVDLADPANPVLLSTIQPTAEGASDNAITSVAVSNTGVVAVAVPGSDPQAPGSVFFYNAADALFLGSVTVGALPDQLTFTPDGSRLLVANEGEPSSDGTTDPVGSVSIVDLSTGVATATVQTAGFESFDGSEQALRDAGVKLSPGKSVSEDVEPEYIAISPDGSTAFVTLQENNALAEVDIATATVTQILPLGYKDHNAANAQIDPTNDSPDALTLGSIPVRGLFQPDAIASYEVDGVTYYVTANEGDARDAEETDVQSVTLDPTMFPNAAALQAAASAGELELTGIIGDPDGDGDFDALYSFGARSFSIWNEAGDMVFDSGDVLARATDLLGLYDDGRSDNKGTEPEGVTIGQIDGRTYAFVGLERANAITVFDVTDPTNVTLSQVLNDTADVSPEGLTFISSSDSPSGSPLLVVSNEVSNTLRVYSIGSTSATPQVESVVINDGSASRSQITSVTVTFDTEVDHAALQSAFTLTNIDTSTQVTGLDIAANNSGGKTIAVLSFAAGASVVTRNGSGLQGNSLADGNYRLDIAGTQVQATAGSAAMAVDYAFGGQDAAGAPNDDFFRLLGDANGDGFRNGIDLNSIIPSLFNPNEYRFDLDTNGDGSINGIDLNDLIPTIFGSPRQ